Proteins encoded together in one Ferroglobus placidus DSM 10642 window:
- a CDS encoding RAMP superfamily CRISPR-associated protein codes for MNKYLVFDIKATTTLPAVTGEIKMDRKADIKLARITGDGRVAIPIYGALRGYLERILRENGENVCDTGMKDAKPCGRCVLCDLFGSLGKKGRAIIDDLVSERSYKEIVHPSVHLRISREDGVVSNTLKIEEIEEGAVFTGKIRVVDPKPRDKELIVAGLKAIEEFGIGGWVTRGRGRVKVDFSIQEREWTDFLKQARNILEKL; via the coding sequence GTGAATAAGTATCTGGTGTTCGATATAAAGGCCACAACAACCTTGCCAGCAGTGACAGGAGAAATTAAAATGGACAGGAAGGCAGATATAAAGCTTGCAAGAATAACAGGGGACGGGAGAGTTGCAATCCCCATATACGGTGCTTTGAGGGGGTATCTGGAGAGAATTCTGAGGGAGAACGGCGAGAATGTATGTGATACCGGGATGAAGGATGCAAAGCCATGCGGGAGATGTGTTCTCTGCGATCTCTTTGGATCTCTGGGGAAGAAGGGGAGAGCAATTATTGATGACCTTGTCTCTGAGAGATCTTACAAGGAGATTGTCCATCCATCAGTGCACCTCAGAATCAGCAGGGAGGATGGGGTGGTGTCGAACACCCTCAAAATTGAGGAGATCGAGGAGGGAGCGGTGTTCACGGGGAAAATAAGGGTTGTGGATCCGAAGCCGAGGGATAAGGAATTAATTGTTGCTGGATTGAAGGCAATAGAGGAGTTCGGAATTGGGGGATGGGTTACGAGAGGAAGAGGAAGGGTGAAGGTAGATTTCAGTATTCAGGAGAGGGAGTGGACGGACTTCCTCAAGCAGGCCAGAAACATCCTTGAAAAGCTGTAG